One window of the Manihot esculenta cultivar AM560-2 chromosome 14, M.esculenta_v8, whole genome shotgun sequence genome contains the following:
- the LOC110630916 gene encoding glucose-fructose oxidoreductase domain-containing protein 1 isoform X3, which produces MANPPCIAIIGAGIFVRTQYIPRLAEISNLFKLKAIWSRTEESARGAMEIARGKSFPEVECKWGDKGLDEIIQDGSILAVAVVLAGQIQVDISLKLLKAGKHVLQAINEIETVLSTYKSIYTNSPSQPIWAVAENYRFEPAFVEGKKLLPEIGDMMSVQVIVEGSMNSANPYFSSSWRRNFIGGFILDMGVHFIAGLRMLVGCDVISVSANISHVDKTLPPPDNISSIFQLENGCSGVFVMIVSSRSPKIYWRIVGLKGTLEIGRGMQDGQHGYTVSFYGADGHSKNWFYPFSGVTEELTTFLRDVSHANLKKGSNHEIEPRLSFIEGARDVAVLDAMLESGMKNGAQIQVKKL; this is translated from the exons ATGGCGAACCCTCCTTGTATTGCAATTATTGGAGCTGGCATCTTCGTTAGAACCCAGTACATTCCCAGATTAGCTGAGATCTCTAATCTCTTTAAGCTTAAGGCTATTTGGAGCCGCACTGAG GAATCTGCGAGAGGAGCAATGGAGATAGCGCGGGGTAAGAGTTTCCCAGAGGTGGAGTGTAAGTGGGGTGATAAGGGTCTCGATGAGATTATCCAAGATGGGTCAATTCTTGCTGTTGCTGTGGTTCTCGCTGGACAGATTCAG GTTGATATCTCACTGAAGCTACTGAAGGCAGGGAAGCATGTCCTGCAAG CTATAAATGAAATAGAAACTGTTCTATCAACTTACAAATCTATTTATACCAATTCCCCTAGTCAACCAATTTGGGCTGTGGCAGAGAATTATAGATTTGAACCTGCTTTTGTGGAG GGAAAGAAACTGTTGCCTGAAATTGGGGACATGATGTCTGTCCAAGTTATTGTTGAAGGATCAATGAATAGTGCAAACCCTTACTTCTCAAGCTCATGGCGACGGAATTTTATT GGCGGTTTCATTCTGGATATGGGGGTGCATTTCATTGCAGGATTAAGAATG CTTGTTGGATGTGACGTGATTTCAGTGTCGGCTAATATCTCTCATGTGGACAAAACTTTACCTCCACCTGATAACATATCCTCTATCTT TCAACTGGAGAATGGATGTTCTGGGGTCTTTGTAATGATTGTATCCTCAAGATCACCAAAG ATATACTGGCGAATTGTCGGCTTAAAGGGAACACTAGAAATTGGCAGGGGAATGCAGGATGGACAACATGGTTACACG GTTTCATTTTATGGTGCTGATGGGCACAGCAAAAATTGGTTCTACCCATTCAGTGGAGTGACTGAAGAATTAACTACTTTTTTGCGTGATGTTTCACATGCGAACCTTAAG AAGGGAAGTAACCATGAAATAGAGCCCCGTCTCTCTTTCATTGAAGGTGCTAGAGACGTTGCTGTTTTAGATGCAATGCTTGAATCTGGAATGAAAAATGGAGCTCAGATTCAGGTAAAGAAGTTATAA
- the LOC110600386 gene encoding FT-interacting protein 3 has protein sequence MQKPPQAVDFALKETSPNIGAGAVATDKLACTYDLVEQMQYLYVRVVKAKDLPGKDVTGSCDPYVEIKLGNYKGMTKHFEKKTNPLWDEVFAFSKERIQASVLEVSVKDKDVVLDDLIGRVLFELNDIPRRVPPDSPLAPQWYRLEDRKGDKIKAGELMLAVWMGTQADEAFPYAWHSDAATVGPDGVANIRSKVYLSPKLWYVRVNVIEAQDLVPGDKNRFPEAFVKVTLGNQALRTRISQSRSIHPMWNEDLVFVAADPFEEPLILTVEDRVGPNKDEILGKCMISLQFVQRRLDHKPVNTRWYNLEKHVVGDGEQKKEIKFASRIHLRASLDGGYHVLDESTHYSSDLRPTAKQLWRPSIGILELGILSAVGLMPMKTKDGRGTTDAYCVAKYGQKWIRTRTIVDSLTPKWNEQYTWEVFDPCTVISIGVFDNGHVLGGGGGGKDSRIGKVRIRLSTLESDRVYTHSYPLIVLQQSGVKKTGEVQLAVRFTCSSLINMLHLYSHPLLPKMHYIHPLSVIQLDSLRHQAMQIVSLRLSRAEPPLRKEVVAYMLDVDSHMWSMRRSKANFFRIMGVLRGLIAVGKWFDQICNWKNTLTTILIHILFIILVLYPELILPTIFLYLFLIGIWNFRRRPRHPPHMDTRLSHADAAHPDELDEEFDTFPTSKPSDIVRMRYDRLRSIGGRVQTVIGDLATQGERFQSLLSWRDPRATTLFVIFCLIAAVVLYVTPFQVVALLIGIYVLRHPRFRHKLPSAPLNFFRRLPARSDTMI, from the coding sequence ATGCAGAAGCCTCCCCAAGCTGTTGACTTTGCTCTAAAGGAGACCTCGCCAAACATTGGTGCAGGAGCTGTCGCGACTGATAAGCTTGCCTGCACATATGACCTTGTTGAACAAATGCAATATCTGTATGTTCGTGTGGTGAAAGCCAAGGATTTGCCTGGTAAAGATGTTACTGGTAGTTGTGACCCTTATGTTGAGATAAAGCTGGGAAACTATAAGGGAATGACTAAGCATTTTGAGAAGAAAACAAATCCTTTGTGGGATGAGGTCTTTGCTTTCTCAAAAGAAAGAATTCAAGCTTCTGTTTTGGAAGTTTCGGTTAAAGATAAGGATGTTGTTTTAGATGATTTGATTGGAAGGGTTCTGTTTGAGCTCAATGATATCCCAAGACGGGTTCCACCTGATAGCCCTTTGGCACCGCAATGGTATAGACTGGAAGATCGGAAGGGGGACAAAATTAAGGCCGGGGAGCTGATGCTGGCTGTTTGGATGGGAACTCAAGCCGACGAGGCTTTCCCTTATGCTTGGCATTCAGATGCAGCAACTGTTGGTCCTGATGGAGTTGCAAATATCCGATCAAAGGTATATCTTTCACCTAAGCTTTGGTATGTTAGGGTCAATGTGATTGAAGCTCAGGATTTGGTGCCTGGTGATAAAAATAGGTTCCCTGAAGCTTTTGTGAAGGTCACACTGGGAAATCAAGCATTGAGAACAAGAATATCCCAAAGTAGAAGTATTCATCCCATGTGGAATGAAGACTTGGTATTTGTAGCTGCTGACCCTTTTGAGGAGCCTTTGATTTTGACGGTGGAAGATAGAGTAGGACCAAACAAAGATGAAATTTTGGGCAAATGTATGATCTCTTTACAATTTGTGCAGAGGAGGCTAGACCATAAGCCAGTTAACACTAGATGGTATAATCTTGAAAAGCATGTGGTGGGAGATGGGGAACAAAAGAAGGAGATTAAATTTGCCAGTAGGATTCATTTGAGGGCCTCTTTGGATGGTGGTTATCATGTTCTGGACGAATCGACTCACTATAGCAGTGACCTTAGGCCAACAGCAAAGCAACTGTGGAGACCCAGCATTGGAATTCTGGAGCTAGGAATTCTAAGTGCTGTGGGGCTAATGCCTATGAAGACCAAGGATGGGCGAGGAACAACAGATGCTTATTGTGTGGCTAAATATGGGCAGAAATGGATCCGGACAAGGACAATCGTTGACAGCTTGACTCCAAAGTGGAATGAACAGTACACTTGGGAGGTTTTCGACCCCTGTACTGTCATTTCTATAGGGGTATTTGACAATGGTCATGTACTggggggaggaggaggaggaaaggaTTCAAGAATTGGAAAAGTGAGGATTCGGCTATCGACACTTGAAAGTGATAGAGTTTACACACATTCATATCCTCTTATAGTATTGCAACAATCAGGAGTGAAGAAAACAGGTGAAGTCCAATTAGCTGTGAGGTTCACATGCTCTTCTTTGATTAATATGTTGCATTTGTATTCACATCCATTGCTGCCCAAAATGCACTACATACATCCGTTATCTGTGATTCAACTTGATAGCTTGAGGCACCAAGCTATGCAAATTGTCTCCCTGAGGTTGAGCAGAGCTGAACCACCTCTGAGGAAGGAGGTTGTGGCATATATGTTAGATGTGGACTCGCATATGTGGAGCATGAGAAGGAGCAAAGCCAATTTTTTCAGAATCATGGGCGTTCTAAGGGGATTGATTGCTGTTGGAAAATGGTTTGATCAAATCTGCAACTGGAAAAATACACTTACTACCATTTTGATTCACATACTATTCATAATTTTAGTCCTCTATCCGGAGCTAATACTTCCTACAATTTTTCTCTACCTTTTCTTGATTGGTATTTGGAATTTCCGGCGGAGACCAAGACATCCTCCTCACATGGACACCAGACTATCTCATGCTGATGCTGCTCATCCTGATGAACTTGATGAAGAATTTGACACATTCCCAACTTCCAAGCCATCAGATATTGTTCGAATGCGATATGATCGTCTCAGAAGTATAGGAGGGAGGGTACAGACAGTAATCGGTGACTTGGCAACTCAGGGGGAAAGATTCCAATCTCTACTAAGTTGGAGAGATCCAAGAGCAACAACTCTATTTGTGATATTCTGTCTAATAGCTGCAGTAGTTCTCTATGTTACTCCATTCCAAGTTGTGGCCCTTCTAATTGGGATTTATGTGTTGAGACATCCAAGATTCCGACACAAGCTACCTTCAGCTCCTCTCAATTTCTTCAGGAGATTGCCTGCAAGGTCAGACACCATGATATAA
- the LOC110630916 gene encoding uncharacterized protein YMR315W isoform X2 — MANPPCIAIIGAGIFVRTQYIPRLAEISNLFKLKAIWSRTEESARGAMEIARGKSFPEVECKWGDKGLDEIIQDGSILAVAVVLAGQIQVDISLKLLKAGKHVLQEKPAAASINEIETVLSTYKSIYTNSPSQPIWAVAENYRFEPAFVEGKKLLPEIGDMMSVQVIVEGSMNSANPYFSSSWRRNFIGGFILDMGVHFIAGLRMLVGCDVISVSANISHVDKTLPPPDNISSIFQLENGCSGVFVMIVSSRSPKIYWRIVGLKGTLEIGRGMQDGQHGYTVSFYGADGHSKNWFYPFSGVTEELTTFLRDVSHANLKGSNHEIEPRLSFIEGARDVAVLDAMLESGMKNGAQIQVKKL, encoded by the exons ATGGCGAACCCTCCTTGTATTGCAATTATTGGAGCTGGCATCTTCGTTAGAACCCAGTACATTCCCAGATTAGCTGAGATCTCTAATCTCTTTAAGCTTAAGGCTATTTGGAGCCGCACTGAG GAATCTGCGAGAGGAGCAATGGAGATAGCGCGGGGTAAGAGTTTCCCAGAGGTGGAGTGTAAGTGGGGTGATAAGGGTCTCGATGAGATTATCCAAGATGGGTCAATTCTTGCTGTTGCTGTGGTTCTCGCTGGACAGATTCAG GTTGATATCTCACTGAAGCTACTGAAGGCAGGGAAGCATGTCCTGCAAG AGAAACCAGCAGCAGCTT CTATAAATGAAATAGAAACTGTTCTATCAACTTACAAATCTATTTATACCAATTCCCCTAGTCAACCAATTTGGGCTGTGGCAGAGAATTATAGATTTGAACCTGCTTTTGTGGAG GGAAAGAAACTGTTGCCTGAAATTGGGGACATGATGTCTGTCCAAGTTATTGTTGAAGGATCAATGAATAGTGCAAACCCTTACTTCTCAAGCTCATGGCGACGGAATTTTATT GGCGGTTTCATTCTGGATATGGGGGTGCATTTCATTGCAGGATTAAGAATG CTTGTTGGATGTGACGTGATTTCAGTGTCGGCTAATATCTCTCATGTGGACAAAACTTTACCTCCACCTGATAACATATCCTCTATCTT TCAACTGGAGAATGGATGTTCTGGGGTCTTTGTAATGATTGTATCCTCAAGATCACCAAAG ATATACTGGCGAATTGTCGGCTTAAAGGGAACACTAGAAATTGGCAGGGGAATGCAGGATGGACAACATGGTTACACG GTTTCATTTTATGGTGCTGATGGGCACAGCAAAAATTGGTTCTACCCATTCAGTGGAGTGACTGAAGAATTAACTACTTTTTTGCGTGATGTTTCACATGCGAACCTTAAG GGAAGTAACCATGAAATAGAGCCCCGTCTCTCTTTCATTGAAGGTGCTAGAGACGTTGCTGTTTTAGATGCAATGCTTGAATCTGGAATGAAAAATGGAGCTCAGATTCAGGTAAAGAAGTTATAA
- the LOC110630916 gene encoding uncharacterized protein YMR315W isoform X1, producing the protein MANPPCIAIIGAGIFVRTQYIPRLAEISNLFKLKAIWSRTEESARGAMEIARGKSFPEVECKWGDKGLDEIIQDGSILAVAVVLAGQIQVDISLKLLKAGKHVLQEKPAAASINEIETVLSTYKSIYTNSPSQPIWAVAENYRFEPAFVEGKKLLPEIGDMMSVQVIVEGSMNSANPYFSSSWRRNFIGGFILDMGVHFIAGLRMLVGCDVISVSANISHVDKTLPPPDNISSIFQLENGCSGVFVMIVSSRSPKIYWRIVGLKGTLEIGRGMQDGQHGYTVSFYGADGHSKNWFYPFSGVTEELTTFLRDVSHANLKKGSNHEIEPRLSFIEGARDVAVLDAMLESGMKNGAQIQVKKL; encoded by the exons ATGGCGAACCCTCCTTGTATTGCAATTATTGGAGCTGGCATCTTCGTTAGAACCCAGTACATTCCCAGATTAGCTGAGATCTCTAATCTCTTTAAGCTTAAGGCTATTTGGAGCCGCACTGAG GAATCTGCGAGAGGAGCAATGGAGATAGCGCGGGGTAAGAGTTTCCCAGAGGTGGAGTGTAAGTGGGGTGATAAGGGTCTCGATGAGATTATCCAAGATGGGTCAATTCTTGCTGTTGCTGTGGTTCTCGCTGGACAGATTCAG GTTGATATCTCACTGAAGCTACTGAAGGCAGGGAAGCATGTCCTGCAAG AGAAACCAGCAGCAGCTT CTATAAATGAAATAGAAACTGTTCTATCAACTTACAAATCTATTTATACCAATTCCCCTAGTCAACCAATTTGGGCTGTGGCAGAGAATTATAGATTTGAACCTGCTTTTGTGGAG GGAAAGAAACTGTTGCCTGAAATTGGGGACATGATGTCTGTCCAAGTTATTGTTGAAGGATCAATGAATAGTGCAAACCCTTACTTCTCAAGCTCATGGCGACGGAATTTTATT GGCGGTTTCATTCTGGATATGGGGGTGCATTTCATTGCAGGATTAAGAATG CTTGTTGGATGTGACGTGATTTCAGTGTCGGCTAATATCTCTCATGTGGACAAAACTTTACCTCCACCTGATAACATATCCTCTATCTT TCAACTGGAGAATGGATGTTCTGGGGTCTTTGTAATGATTGTATCCTCAAGATCACCAAAG ATATACTGGCGAATTGTCGGCTTAAAGGGAACACTAGAAATTGGCAGGGGAATGCAGGATGGACAACATGGTTACACG GTTTCATTTTATGGTGCTGATGGGCACAGCAAAAATTGGTTCTACCCATTCAGTGGAGTGACTGAAGAATTAACTACTTTTTTGCGTGATGTTTCACATGCGAACCTTAAG AAGGGAAGTAACCATGAAATAGAGCCCCGTCTCTCTTTCATTGAAGGTGCTAGAGACGTTGCTGTTTTAGATGCAATGCTTGAATCTGGAATGAAAAATGGAGCTCAGATTCAGGTAAAGAAGTTATAA
- the LOC110600627 gene encoding DNA topoisomerase 6 subunit B isoform X1 — protein sequence METGGGSSESPVEPKKGKSKIPRKAKESLLKQKSPAEFFAENKNIAGFDNPGKCLYTTVRELVENSLDSAESISELPFVEITIEEIGKSKFNSMIGLVDRERVDEELYDDYETAKAREKRLAKEARAQEMQAKNAALGKKVKEQPSAKGMKGRGEASFYRVTCKDNGKGMPHDDIPNMFGRVLSGTKYGLKQTRGKFGLGAKMALIWSKMSTGLPIEISSSMKNQNYISFCRLDIDIHRNVPHIHFHEKRKNDDRWHGAEIQVVIEGNWTTYRSKMLHYMRQMAVITPYAQFLFKFISDTSDKNVTINFARRTDVMPPVPLETKHHPSSVDLLLIKRLIAETSKQNLLQFLQHEFVNIGKAHAERLIGEMGPEFSPKMPIKSLTDQQIVRIHQLFRQAKFDDPTGDCLSPAGEYNLRLGIIKELHPDMVATYSSSAQVFEGHPFLVEAGVSVGGKDVKQGLNIFRFANRIPLLFEQGADVVTRTALKRINWASYKINQIQDKIGVFVSIVSTKIPFKGTGKEYIGDDITEIATAVKYAIQQCCIQLKSKIMKKMQAREQQERKRNLSKYIPDASGAVYDVLREMAQLHASKRKCFEEEDADILEKVSARLITKDTLTEKLAQHVEKVDYEMALEYATQSGVSEEPREDIYIQTLESENKFIDFHSPIFVFRLIS from the exons ATGGAAACTGGAGGAGGTAGCAGTGAAAGCCCCGTGGAACCAAAGAAAGGCAAATCCAAGATTCCCAGAAAGGCCAAAGAAAGCCTTCTGAAGCAGa AATCTCCAGCCGAGTTCTTCGCCGAGAACAAGAATATTGCGGGATTTGACAAC CCAGGGAAATGCCTATACACTACAGTGAGAGAACTTGTTGAAAATTCGCTTGATTCAGCGGAGTCCATTTCTGAGCTTCCCTTTGTAGAAATTACAAT TGAAGAAATAGGGAAAAGCAAGTTCAATTCAATGATTGGTCTTGTTGATCGGGAGCGAGTTGATGAGGAACTTTATGATGATTATGAGACAGCTAAGGCTCGTGAG AAAAGATTAGCTAAGGAAGCTCGTGCTCAGGAAATGCAAGCAAAGAATGCTGCGCTTGGGAAGAAAGTCAAAGAACAACCATCTGCAAAGGGCATGAAGGGTCGAGGTGAGGCTTCATTTTACAGAGTCACATGCAAG GATAATGGAAAAGGAATGCCACATGATGACATCCCAAATATGTTTGGACGGG TCCTGTCTGGGACAAAATATGGGCTCAAGCAGACACGTGGAAAGTTTGGTCTCGGTGCAAAAATG GCATTGATATGGTCCAAAATGAGTACTGGACTTCCTATTGAGATCTCGTCGTCAATGAAGAACCAAAACTATATTTCATTCTGCAGGCTGGATATAGATATTCATCG GAACGTTCCTCATATTCATTTTCacgaaaaaaggaaaaatgatgATAGGTGGCATGGAGCTGAAATTCAAGTGGTGATTGAGGGGAACTGGACAACTTACCGT TCCAAAATGTTGCACTACATGCGCCAAATGGCTGTTATCACTCCTTATGCCCAATTTCTTTTCAAATTTATATCAGATACATCTGA CAAAAATGTAACtataaactttgcacggagaacAGATGTAATGCCCCCTGTTCCCCTGGAGACAAAGCATCATCCATCATCTGTTGATTTGTTGTTGATCAAACGCCTAATTGCAGAAACTTCAAAACAGAACCTTTTGCAGTTTCTTCAGCATGAATTTGTAAACATAGGAAAGGCACATGCTGAACGATTAATTG GGGAAATGGGTCCAGAATTTAGCCCAAAAATGCCCATTAAGTCTCTGACTGATCAACAGATAGTTCGGATCCATCAGTTGTTTCGTCAAGCCAAGTTTGATGACCCCACTGGTGAT TGTCTTAGTCCTGCAGGGGAATACAATCTTCGTCTTGGAATTATAAAGGAGCTGCATCCAGACATGGTTGCCACTTATTCAAGCAG TGCTCAAGTTTTTGAGGGACACCCATTTCTTGTGGAGGCTGGCGTTAGCGTGGGTGGAAAGGATGTTAAGCAG GGATTGAATATTTTTCGGTTTGCAAACCGCATACCACTCCTTTTCGAGCAGGGCGCTGATGTTGTCACCAGGACTGCCCTTAAGAGAATCAA ttggGCTAGTTACAAGATTAACCAGATACAAGACAAGATAGGCGTCTTTGTAAGCATTGTGAGCACAAAAATCCCCTTTAAAGGGACTGGAAAGGAGTACATTGGAGATGATATCACTGAGATTGCTACTGCTGTCAAG TATGCCATTCAGCAATGCTGCATCCAGCTAAAATCCAAAATTATGAAGAAAATGCAGGCTCGGGAGCAACAGGAGCGGAAACGAAATTTAAGCAA GTATATTCCTGATGCTTCAGGCGCTGTATATGATGTTTTGAGAGAAATGGCGCAGTTACATGCATCAAAGAGGAAATGTTTTGAGGAAGAGGATGCTGATATACTTGAAAAAGTATCAGCACGTTTGATTACAAAAGACACGCTCACTGAAAAGCTTGCTCAGCATGTTGAAAAG GTGGACTACGAAATGGCATTGGAGTATGCTACACAAAGTGGAGTGAGTGAGGAACCAAGAGAAGATATATATATCCAAACGCTTGAATCTGAAAACAAATTCATCGACTTCCATAGTCCCATCTTTGTTTTCAGACTCATCTCTTAG
- the LOC110600627 gene encoding DNA topoisomerase 6 subunit B isoform X2, with protein MIGLVDRERVDEELYDDYETAKAREKRLAKEARAQEMQAKNAALGKKVKEQPSAKGMKGRGEASFYRVTCKDNGKGMPHDDIPNMFGRVLSGTKYGLKQTRGKFGLGAKMALIWSKMSTGLPIEISSSMKNQNYISFCRLDIDIHRNVPHIHFHEKRKNDDRWHGAEIQVVIEGNWTTYRSKMLHYMRQMAVITPYAQFLFKFISDTSDKNVTINFARRTDVMPPVPLETKHHPSSVDLLLIKRLIAETSKQNLLQFLQHEFVNIGKAHAERLIGEMGPEFSPKMPIKSLTDQQIVRIHQLFRQAKFDDPTGDCLSPAGEYNLRLGIIKELHPDMVATYSSSAQVFEGHPFLVEAGVSVGGKDVKQGLNIFRFANRIPLLFEQGADVVTRTALKRINWASYKINQIQDKIGVFVSIVSTKIPFKGTGKEYIGDDITEIATAVKYAIQQCCIQLKSKIMKKMQAREQQERKRNLSKYIPDASGAVYDVLREMAQLHASKRKCFEEEDADILEKVSARLITKDTLTEKLAQHVEKVDYEMALEYATQSGVSEEPREDIYIQTLESENKFIDFHSPIFVFRLIS; from the exons ATGATTGGTCTTGTTGATCGGGAGCGAGTTGATGAGGAACTTTATGATGATTATGAGACAGCTAAGGCTCGTGAG AAAAGATTAGCTAAGGAAGCTCGTGCTCAGGAAATGCAAGCAAAGAATGCTGCGCTTGGGAAGAAAGTCAAAGAACAACCATCTGCAAAGGGCATGAAGGGTCGAGGTGAGGCTTCATTTTACAGAGTCACATGCAAG GATAATGGAAAAGGAATGCCACATGATGACATCCCAAATATGTTTGGACGGG TCCTGTCTGGGACAAAATATGGGCTCAAGCAGACACGTGGAAAGTTTGGTCTCGGTGCAAAAATG GCATTGATATGGTCCAAAATGAGTACTGGACTTCCTATTGAGATCTCGTCGTCAATGAAGAACCAAAACTATATTTCATTCTGCAGGCTGGATATAGATATTCATCG GAACGTTCCTCATATTCATTTTCacgaaaaaaggaaaaatgatgATAGGTGGCATGGAGCTGAAATTCAAGTGGTGATTGAGGGGAACTGGACAACTTACCGT TCCAAAATGTTGCACTACATGCGCCAAATGGCTGTTATCACTCCTTATGCCCAATTTCTTTTCAAATTTATATCAGATACATCTGA CAAAAATGTAACtataaactttgcacggagaacAGATGTAATGCCCCCTGTTCCCCTGGAGACAAAGCATCATCCATCATCTGTTGATTTGTTGTTGATCAAACGCCTAATTGCAGAAACTTCAAAACAGAACCTTTTGCAGTTTCTTCAGCATGAATTTGTAAACATAGGAAAGGCACATGCTGAACGATTAATTG GGGAAATGGGTCCAGAATTTAGCCCAAAAATGCCCATTAAGTCTCTGACTGATCAACAGATAGTTCGGATCCATCAGTTGTTTCGTCAAGCCAAGTTTGATGACCCCACTGGTGAT TGTCTTAGTCCTGCAGGGGAATACAATCTTCGTCTTGGAATTATAAAGGAGCTGCATCCAGACATGGTTGCCACTTATTCAAGCAG TGCTCAAGTTTTTGAGGGACACCCATTTCTTGTGGAGGCTGGCGTTAGCGTGGGTGGAAAGGATGTTAAGCAG GGATTGAATATTTTTCGGTTTGCAAACCGCATACCACTCCTTTTCGAGCAGGGCGCTGATGTTGTCACCAGGACTGCCCTTAAGAGAATCAA ttggGCTAGTTACAAGATTAACCAGATACAAGACAAGATAGGCGTCTTTGTAAGCATTGTGAGCACAAAAATCCCCTTTAAAGGGACTGGAAAGGAGTACATTGGAGATGATATCACTGAGATTGCTACTGCTGTCAAG TATGCCATTCAGCAATGCTGCATCCAGCTAAAATCCAAAATTATGAAGAAAATGCAGGCTCGGGAGCAACAGGAGCGGAAACGAAATTTAAGCAA GTATATTCCTGATGCTTCAGGCGCTGTATATGATGTTTTGAGAGAAATGGCGCAGTTACATGCATCAAAGAGGAAATGTTTTGAGGAAGAGGATGCTGATATACTTGAAAAAGTATCAGCACGTTTGATTACAAAAGACACGCTCACTGAAAAGCTTGCTCAGCATGTTGAAAAG GTGGACTACGAAATGGCATTGGAGTATGCTACACAAAGTGGAGTGAGTGAGGAACCAAGAGAAGATATATATATCCAAACGCTTGAATCTGAAAACAAATTCATCGACTTCCATAGTCCCATCTTTGTTTTCAGACTCATCTCTTAG